In bacterium, the genomic window AGCATTTTCCCGCCCGGATGCAAGATCATCAACAGGGCCGAGGGGATACTCAGGCTTTCTCCGGGACAGGTCGTCTATTGCGTGCTTTCGGATTGTGCGACCAACGAGCCCCATAGGCTGATCGCGGCTTCGGTCGGTCTCTCCCTGCCAAAGAACAAGGAATTCCACGGTTATCTCTCCGAGCATCACGCGTTCGGCCAGAACGAGCGCGCCGCCGGAGACTACGCCGAGGACCTGGCCGCTGAGATGCTCGCCACGATCCTCGGAGTGGGTTTCGACGCCGACAAGTCCTGGAACGATAGAAAGGGCACATGGACGATCTCCGGCGAGATCGTCCGCACCTTGAACGTAACTCAATCCGCAGTCGGCGACTCTAAAGGGTTGTGGACCACTGTCGTCGCCGGGGCGATCTTCGTCCCGTAAGGAAATCCATATGCAACCATCGATCACAAATAATTTCCTGGGTCTTG contains:
- a CDS encoding arginine decarboxylase, pyruvoyl-dependent — protein: MSQYVPNRIYLTKGVGKHREKLQSFEMALRQARIAHFNLVRVSSIFPPGCKIINRAEGILRLSPGQVVYCVLSDCATNEPHRLIAASVGLSLPKNKEFHGYLSEHHAFGQNERAAGDYAEDLAAEMLATILGVGFDADKSWNDRKGTWTISGEIVRTLNVTQSAVGDSKGLWTTVVAGAIFVP